Sequence from the Castanea sativa cultivar Marrone di Chiusa Pesio chromosome 12, ASM4071231v1 genome:
aaacctttaatttaaaatatctagtggaagagagatacaagggttggatctcacggcctatATTGTTTGTTCATAGTAGTATGAAATGTATACTTTGTCTTtacttcgagcttagcattccatacGTAGAGTATTTGTTTCGTGTTGCTACAAGATTGAACtacctggtttatagtggtttgattaaacaccttgtcttagccttgagctttgcatttcatgcggagggtgttttgtatcatggtactacaaaataaacccgttaagggagatgaaatgtggctacacatgattctagacaatggtatacactagactaagtattattttaattgtaaaatagCTAATAAAACctgaatatataaaaaaaaaaaaattgttagtaattttgcatcttaaaaattaagattaatatgtgtgtgtatatatatttattaaaatataaaagttaaaaaattttattcaattaatatttaaatattatgaaaatctCATTTAGAGTTATTGTCTTAGACCTCAAGATTTATTAAGACAATCCTGCTCGAGCTTTAAGAACTCTATAATTCTTCtagaaaaaaagtttatgattactaaaacaaagtttatattttataaatttagaacTTTACAACAGGGACAAACCTAGAATTTCGAGTCAAGGGGCTAGAGtataagtaatatatatatatatatatatatatatatatatatatatatatatattgtgtgtgtgtgtgtgtgtgtgtgtgtgtgtgtgtgtgaaatttcaaaaaagcatctatttagtattaacaaactatcaacaaagacaaatacacaaaatcattgtttcgTAATATATTATAATGCAATCATCTACTAATAAAGACAGAGACACAAAACACCATTGTTTCTTATTACATTAGAGCATATGTATTAGCTCATGCATATAATtctatctattttagcataataacgtttttattttattttatatacttacttttcaaaatatcttatacaagattatttattttatactacatTTCATCAGAATATTAtttccttatcattttttttattattatctcaaatcatctctctcttcttcaaccAAAACTGGCCACTGCCCTCAAtctaaataatttctaaaacattcatttgcataattacaataattttgtaaaattttccaATCAACCCCAAATATGTACAAACATACATTTGCTAtagtaattatgtaaatttgcaaaaatatatttatgctATAGAATTGGGTAAATTTACATAGTTAATGTAGTACAAATGTATTTTTgcatagttaaaaaaaatatcttggGACAAGAGGGGCCCAGGCCCCCACATAGTTTCGTCCCTACTTTACAATACCGTAGGTGTATCTTGGAAATATCGAAACTTAGACGTATTTGGTACAATACTAATACATACATATCATACTTGGGTAAGTGAGCAAAGATGAATAGGTAATTTCTCAAGAAGTATTAGCACAAATTAAATTTAACcccatataatatatatatatatatatatatatatatatatatatatatactaaataatatataatatatagaaatataataaatattttcttaatatatgGAGTATTTGTGCATCCTAGTAACAAATTTCTCAAACACCTAAAACATAAGCTCTATATTGTTGAGtaatctataatctatatatattttttaaagataattacaaTTAGTTGCCAACCCTGCAACCTGAACATTTTCGTATGAAAGGATAGAATACTTCATTGCTTGGAATGCCTATAATTTATATTACAAAAGCtcttctatattattttttaacaaagcaAAATCTCTTCTTCTCATCTTAACATTTAAAACTCGACTTCTAAAGCAAAagcaatatattaaattaacatATATTAAAGTTGAAAGGATTAGGCTAACACCATTGGTTTCCTTTAAATACCCAAGTGAGTTGCCTTTCACTTCACTAACTTGCTCAAAATCTTCATtcatctgtgtgtgtgtgtgtgtgtgagagagagagagagagagagagagagagaatggaacCAACAGAAGCTCAAGCACTGCTAAAAGGCCAAGCAAAAATTTGGCAACATTTGTTTGGCTTTGCAGACTCCATGGCACTGAAATGTGCAGTGGAGCTTCGCATTGCTGACATTATACACTCTCATGGTGGTCCGATCACTTTGTGCCAAATAGCAGCCGGAATAACCAACTCCCCTTCTCTTGATATTCCATGCCTCGCACGTATCATGAGATCACTAGTCCACAAAAACATCTTAACCGCACATAATCCATCGGACGGTGGGGATATTACTCTCTATGGATTGACCCCTGCATCAAAATGGCTTTTGCATGATGCTGAACTAAGCCTTGTGCCAGTGGTATTAATGGAGAGCCATCCATGGCTATTGGCACCTTGGCATTGCCTTAGCCAATGTGTCATAGAAGGTGGTACTCCCTTCGAGAAGGCTCATGGCTGTGAGGTGTGGGACTTTGCATCAAAAAATCCTAATTTCAACAAGATCTTCAATGATGCCATGGCATGTACGGCTAAGATTGTGATTGGGGTGGTCTTGGAAGAATACAAGGATGGGTTTGGTTGCTTGGGATCATTGGTGGATGTAGGAGGTGGGACAGGAGAAATGATAGCTGAGATTGTGAAAGCACATCCACACATCAAAGGTACCAACTTTGATTTGCCACATGTTGTTGCCACAACACCAATTCGCAAGGGGGTCTCCAACGTTGGAGGTAACATGTTTGAGTCCATTCCTACAGCTGATGCAATGATCATGAAGGTAAAACAATAGCCTACTAGTGTAACATAGCATAAA
This genomic interval carries:
- the LOC142618202 gene encoding desmethylxanthohumol 6'-O-methyltransferase-like; this translates as MEPTEAQALLKGQAKIWQHLFGFADSMALKCAVELRIADIIHSHGGPITLCQIAAGITNSPSLDIPCLARIMRSLVHKNILTAHNPSDGGDITLYGLTPASKWLLHDAELSLVPVVLMESHPWLLAPWHCLSQCVIEGGTPFEKAHGCEVWDFASKNPNFNKIFNDAMACTAKIVIGVVLEEYKDGFGCLGSLVDVGGGTGEMIAEIVKAHPHIKGTNFDLPHVVATTPIRKGVSNVGGNMFESIPTADAMIMKWVLHNWSDEHCIKILRNCRKAISEKIGKVIIIDIILEKDNNDLFDETRMVFDLLMITFTPRGKERTELEWKKLLEEGGFPRYKIIKIPTMPSIIEAYPM